Proteins encoded by one window of Thermococcus sp. Bubb.Bath:
- a CDS encoding hydrogenase 4 subunit D, producing MIGLLASMAYFIPLIGGLILFRLDERKADAVMLASFISALIAQLSVAYLFLTGHLEMVHIPYLTTERLGEAYGIIIDPMSVLIGTVVAVAGFIFMFYGVEYMSERNVGHPGGKGRGLFYAWMTLFEGATLGFVYSSTFLGLLIFFELMGLACWGVVSYYNTPEARRAGFKAFIIPNVGAMIGFYTAIGIGITQLHDLSLFSLSRVAPSIKPWLFIALLFAGYTKSAQFPTYSWIPDAMEAPTPASAFLHGAAMVEMGVYLVARVLQFIGPLPIWVFYFMAIMVSLTLLIPILNYPVQKDAKRLLAYSTVAEAGIMFSGLTFAALGLDIGLKAAMFQLTTHAFIKGLGFLTAGTFTYSLGTLDLRKISGLKDLLPVNGFSWAVALLGLAGLPPMGIAFSKAELLTDLVALKTTSLAWFPVIMVLTDSAVFLWVGMGWIGRNVFGKPSVEKAPTHWIINASLITLIILTLVSAILAYPLVEEITFYGVGA from the coding sequence ATGATAGGTCTTCTGGCGTCAATGGCTTACTTCATTCCGCTCATAGGTGGATTAATACTCTTCAGGTTAGACGAGAGAAAAGCCGATGCAGTGATGCTCGCATCCTTCATCTCGGCTTTAATTGCTCAGCTCAGCGTTGCCTACCTCTTTCTTACGGGGCATCTTGAGATGGTTCACATTCCCTACCTCACCACCGAGAGGCTCGGAGAGGCCTACGGGATAATAATCGACCCGATGAGCGTCCTAATCGGTACGGTTGTAGCCGTTGCGGGCTTCATATTCATGTTCTACGGCGTTGAATACATGAGCGAGAGGAACGTTGGCCATCCTGGTGGAAAGGGCAGGGGGCTTTTCTACGCTTGGATGACCCTCTTTGAGGGTGCGACACTTGGCTTCGTCTATTCTTCTACCTTCCTCGGCCTACTCATCTTCTTCGAGCTCATGGGGCTGGCGTGCTGGGGTGTTGTCAGCTACTACAACACGCCTGAGGCTAGGAGGGCCGGCTTCAAGGCCTTCATAATTCCGAACGTTGGGGCGATGATAGGGTTCTACACGGCCATAGGAATAGGCATAACCCAGCTCCACGACCTGAGCCTGTTCTCGCTCTCCCGCGTTGCCCCATCAATAAAGCCCTGGCTGTTCATTGCGCTCCTCTTCGCTGGGTACACCAAGAGCGCCCAGTTCCCGACCTACTCCTGGATTCCGGACGCTATGGAGGCCCCAACTCCAGCAAGCGCATTCCTCCACGGCGCGGCGATGGTAGAGATGGGCGTTTACCTCGTTGCGAGAGTCCTCCAGTTCATCGGCCCGCTCCCAATCTGGGTGTTCTACTTCATGGCCATCATGGTCTCCCTCACGCTGCTCATCCCTATACTCAACTATCCCGTCCAGAAGGACGCGAAGAGGCTTTTGGCATATTCAACGGTTGCAGAAGCTGGAATAATGTTTTCCGGCTTAACCTTCGCTGCCCTCGGCCTTGACATTGGGCTTAAGGCAGCGATGTTCCAGCTTACTACGCACGCGTTCATAAAGGGACTCGGTTTCCTCACCGCCGGAACCTTCACTTACTCACTCGGAACGCTCGATTTAAGAAAGATAAGCGGGTTGAAGGACCTCCTCCCCGTGAACGGCTTCTCATGGGCGGTGGCTCTGCTCGGCTTGGCGGGCCTTCCGCCGATGGGGATAGCCTTTAGCAAGGCCGAGCTTTTAACTGACTTGGTTGCGCTCAAAACTACCTCTCTGGCCTGGTTTCCGGTAATTATGGTTCTCACGGACTCGGCGGTGTTCCTCTGGGTTGGAATGGGGTGGATAGGAAGGAACGTCTTTGGGAAACCGAGCGTGGAAAAGGCTCCAACCCACTGGATAATCAACGCCTCACTGATAACGCTCATAATCCTGACGCTGGTCTCGGCGATCCTTGCCTACCCGCTTGTCGAGGAAATAACCTTCTATGGGGTGGGAGCATGA
- a CDS encoding complex I subunit 5 family protein, producing MIALTNASVLSLALAFFALGSVAPLFKWDFRVSLPPAIVGSLLTLLAGAYGISREIKGEILFGLLKTGVKVEPLNGFFMAFLGLIGLFVSLYLLHYDMKPRHLTFAIAYNGTLASALLFLATDNLEKLAFSYELMAVFTLALFLSTVPKRGRVTARNYIILTQVFGIIPLLMATSLAYSAVGSLHGLTFEALREGLDRLPVGVWLLYALYLPPVLVRSGVFPFHTWIPRVYQRLPSPLVPVFIALEGTGVYLSLRVFFETLPNSPVVGYVIAFLGTISVFATLYSFKEIRLKTKFAYHSVMDVGVSYFALGSAIVLGGELGTVALVGTILHTLYQTLYKSAIFFGLGAIEHYGEEPNICSLRKLLKGHVITLLISLSAFSMAGVPPLAAFISKWLIYEASFGTTNAHLWIMGITVAFLGLFPLASILQVRRINRLLCKREVEREEVPLYIRSVTGVVALLGFLVAVFPLLVFPWLQHIVKELTGFEIESLSKTFFVSPSVTIAVALLLISTYAGWRMGRMPTDRASELLLIFYNVGDILRFTANFFLNRGKRAYLNYVLPFIKVVPKHELPLIKDYGDALDYPVRHLDEAMFIPLIRLFEKLAGWSGERNLDMNALISGFAIALALLIVLLGVVS from the coding sequence ATGATAGCGCTCACCAATGCCTCAGTCCTCTCACTGGCCCTAGCCTTCTTTGCCCTTGGTTCGGTTGCGCCCCTCTTCAAGTGGGACTTCAGAGTGAGCCTGCCTCCGGCCATAGTGGGGTCTCTCTTGACCCTCCTCGCCGGCGCCTACGGAATCTCCCGTGAAATCAAGGGGGAGATACTCTTCGGCCTCCTTAAAACGGGGGTCAAAGTAGAACCGCTGAACGGCTTTTTTATGGCCTTTCTTGGCCTTATCGGCCTTTTTGTCTCTCTTTATCTCCTCCACTACGATATGAAGCCGAGACACCTCACTTTTGCTATAGCCTACAATGGGACACTCGCCTCTGCCCTGCTCTTCCTCGCGACGGACAACCTTGAGAAGCTCGCCTTCTCCTACGAGCTGATGGCCGTTTTCACGCTCGCTCTATTCCTATCCACCGTTCCGAAGAGGGGCCGCGTAACGGCGAGAAACTACATCATCCTGACCCAAGTCTTCGGCATAATCCCCCTTCTGATGGCGACCAGCCTTGCTTACTCCGCGGTGGGTAGCCTCCATGGGCTTACCTTCGAAGCCCTAAGAGAAGGCCTTGACAGGCTTCCCGTTGGAGTCTGGCTCCTATACGCCCTTTACCTCCCCCCAGTCCTTGTGAGGTCAGGTGTATTCCCATTTCATACATGGATTCCACGGGTCTACCAGAGGCTTCCCTCCCCGCTCGTTCCAGTCTTCATTGCCCTTGAGGGAACTGGCGTTTATCTCTCGTTGAGGGTGTTCTTCGAAACACTCCCCAACTCCCCGGTGGTAGGCTATGTCATAGCGTTCCTGGGGACAATTTCAGTATTTGCCACCCTCTACTCCTTCAAGGAAATCCGTCTAAAGACCAAGTTCGCCTACCACAGCGTTATGGACGTTGGGGTGTCATATTTCGCCCTTGGCTCGGCCATCGTTCTGGGTGGAGAACTCGGCACGGTAGCCCTGGTTGGTACCATCCTGCACACCCTCTATCAGACCCTCTACAAGAGCGCCATCTTCTTCGGTCTGGGCGCGATAGAGCACTACGGCGAGGAGCCTAACATCTGCTCCCTCAGGAAGCTCCTCAAGGGTCACGTTATAACCCTCCTGATTTCTCTCTCCGCTTTTTCAATGGCCGGAGTCCCGCCTCTGGCGGCCTTCATAAGCAAGTGGCTGATCTACGAGGCATCGTTTGGAACGACCAACGCCCACCTCTGGATAATGGGTATTACAGTGGCTTTCCTCGGCCTCTTCCCGTTGGCATCGATCCTTCAGGTCAGGCGCATCAACAGGCTCCTCTGCAAGAGGGAGGTTGAGAGGGAGGAGGTACCGCTTTACATACGTTCCGTGACCGGTGTCGTTGCCCTTCTTGGATTTCTGGTGGCGGTATTCCCCCTGCTCGTCTTCCCGTGGCTCCAGCATATAGTCAAAGAGCTTACTGGCTTTGAAATTGAAAGCCTGTCAAAAACCTTCTTTGTCAGTCCGAGTGTGACCATTGCCGTTGCCCTGCTGTTAATTTCCACATACGCAGGCTGGAGAATGGGCAGGATGCCCACGGACAGGGCCAGCGAACTCCTTCTCATCTTCTACAACGTGGGTGACATCCTTCGCTTCACGGCGAATTTCTTCCTGAATAGGGGTAAGAGGGCCTACCTCAACTACGTTCTGCCCTTCATAAAGGTTGTTCCAAAGCACGAGCTTCCGCTCATCAAGGACTACGGCGATGCCCTCGATTATCCGGTTAGGCACCTCGATGAAGCTATGTTCATCCCCTTGATAAGGCTCTTTGAGAAACTCGCCGGGTGGAGCGGCGAGAGAAACCTTGATATGAACGCTCTGATAAGTGGGTTTGCGATAGCTTTGGCCCTGTTGATAGTCCTCCTGGGGGTGGTATCGTGA
- a CDS encoding monovalent cation/H+ antiporter complex subunit F, with product MNIVGVFQEVLYFAAVIYTLAFVLYGIRAIKGPTTADIILAVDCLSFDMAAFMVVLGIYFKSIMLASGAIILALWAFMLDIYYTKYVLYGEVEV from the coding sequence GTGAACATTGTTGGTGTTTTCCAGGAAGTGCTCTACTTCGCGGCGGTCATCTACACGCTAGCCTTCGTCCTCTACGGGATAAGGGCGATAAAGGGACCGACTACGGCTGACATTATTCTCGCCGTGGACTGCCTCTCTTTTGACATGGCCGCTTTCATGGTCGTTCTTGGAATATACTTCAAGTCCATCATGCTCGCGAGCGGCGCGATAATCCTTGCCCTCTGGGCCTTCATGCTGGATATCTACTACACCAAGTACGTCCTTTACGGGGAGGTAGAGGTATGA
- the mnhG gene encoding monovalent cation/H(+) antiporter subunit G produces the protein MIDQIIFVIGSIAILIGAIYDLIAAIGMLRFVDFYMRTHAATVGTIGGAALPVFGAGLVALVYHPLGGQRFFMAGIAFTVGVLILIIAPTGSHSLVSAVYFGKIGKKPKLVVDHLEEDLPKRSDVAELVREHEEVPGEEEESKFTFRRV, from the coding sequence ATGATAGACCAAATCATCTTCGTCATCGGCTCAATCGCGATACTCATCGGGGCGATCTACGACCTCATAGCCGCTATAGGAATGCTCCGCTTCGTAGACTTCTACATGAGAACCCACGCGGCCACCGTTGGGACGATAGGTGGAGCGGCTCTGCCAGTCTTTGGAGCTGGATTGGTTGCCCTTGTCTATCACCCCCTCGGCGGGCAGAGGTTTTTCATGGCGGGAATAGCCTTCACCGTTGGTGTCCTTATCCTGATCATAGCACCAACTGGGTCGCACTCACTCGTCTCGGCTGTTTACTTCGGAAAGATAGGTAAGAAGCCGAAGCTCGTGGTTGATCACCTTGAGGAGGACCTTCCGAAGAGGAGCGACGTTGCAGAGCTGGTGAGGGAGCACGAGGAGGTTCCCGGCGAGGAGGAAGAGTCAAAGTTCACCTTCAGGAGGGTGTGA